In Sinorhizobium mexicanum, the DNA window CTCCTGTATGTGGGGGTAACCCGCGCTCGCGATTACCTTGTACTTGCACCGCCTGCCAAAGGGACTTTGAACTGGCTGAAATTGCTGGACGAGCCTGATGCCGCTCCACACGTCGTTCCGCCAGCGGCGGACGACAATCCGTTGGGCGTGGGTGACCAAACCTTTGTTGCGGATGTCCGGCCCCTTGCAGCGAAGGAAGCACCAGAGGAACGCTACCCGCAACCGTCTTTTGTCCGCCCGCGAAGCGCTCCCGTGGAACGGCCGCCGCTGTACTTGCGCCCCAGCCAAGCCGAAGGGGGTAATTGGAGGGTTGTGGAACGCGTGAGCCTCGGTGGGCGATTGCCGATCGATGGGGTCGCAGACATGGCGGCGGTCGGCGAAGCCTTGCACGCCATCATCGCGTACGATGATGTCAACCGGGACCCAGCACAGCGGCTGGAGGACGCCGACGCGACGCTCGCGCGTTGGGGGGTCAAGGGGTTCGCCGCGGTCGATGCATTGACCGCGTCCGACAGGCTTTCTGCCTGGCTCCGAACCCGTTGGCCCAATGGCAATATGTTGCACGAAGCCCCCGTGACGGCCCGGTTCGGTGATCAGCTCGTTCAAGGCAGGATCGACTTGCTCGTCGACTACGGCCATGGCTCGGCCATTGTCGACCATAAGAGCTTCCCCGGCCGCATGGATCATTGGGAGGGGCACGCCCTCCTGCACGCCCCTCAGCTCGGGCTTTACAGCGACGCCGTAGCTGCGGTCTCGGGCCGAAGGTGCGACCAGCTATGGATTCATATGCCAATCGTTGGCGCGCTACTGCGCGTGATGGCGCACGGTCATGGAGGTGCTGAATGCCAGTAGTTCAAAGCGGCATGCTGCGCGCCTTTCAACACGGTGCTTCGGTTAACCGTAACGGTGGGGTGTCATCTAACGTGCTCGACTAAAGGTGGATTTTCTGCTCAACTCTCGCGAGGGGAAGGGAACATTCAAGCGACTAAGCGGAACCCGCTGGCATTTGGTCGATCTGGCTGTTTGTCGTAAGCGTTTGGCGGACGCAAACTAGGTCAACCGACTGCGACGGGGTTCGCAGCGAAATTTTGGAATTGCCGACACAAATCCCTCCCGCATTACTGGAGGCGGCAATGCCGTGCACCAATGGATTTAATTGATGATCATATTGCATACACCGAACCTCATATCCGGCCGGTCCTACTTGGACTAAGGGCTGCAATTAGGGGTCTTGACCCGCGAATAGTCGAACGCGCAACACCTGCGCAGCGCATAGTTTACCTCATCGATCGCATCTTCGCGGAAGTGAAAGTGCAGAAGGGTTGCGTGCTTGTCCGTTTCTTCGACAGACGTATTCCAGATCCCGAGCGGCGAGTTCGGCACATCGAACATGCCCGGAAAAATGGCTGGCAGCACGACAAGGAAATTCGTCTGTACGAACTGAATACCGTGGATTACGCAATGCAGTTTATATCGGCGTCCTTAGGAATAGTCGGCCCGCCGCTTATTTCAAATAATTCTGTTCCCGTCAGAAACTTACCAAAATCTGAGGTGCCTATGTCAACTACCATTACCATTCCCGCAGCTCGTGTTCGTCAGGGTGATTTGACGTTGTATGCGACTGCCCTCAAGGTTAGAGATCTGATCCGCCCCGGGTTCTATACTGTCGAGACGCTTGACCCGTCTGACACAGACGACAAGGGATACCAAAGGCTCCTAAACAAGAGTCGCGCGAGAAAACTCGCGGACTACGTTGTGAAAGGCCAGGACGCGCGGGACGCGTTCCTACCCACATCGGTATTTCTTGCGACGGACAAGACCCCGTTCGACGAAAATGGAAATACCATTACCATTGATGTCGCCAAGGTCGGGCCGTTCAATGTCGTCGACGGACAACATCGGCTCGAGGGATTGAAGGTTGCCTCCGAGAAGGATTCGCGCGTCCTTGATTTCGAAGTGCCGGTTAACGTGGCAATCAATCTTCCGACGCTGCATCAGATGTGCCACTTCCTGATCGTCAACTCGACGCAAAAGAGCGTCGATAAGTCGGTCGAGCAACGAATTGTGGCGAGATTGACCGAAGCGTTGGATGTTGAGGACATCCCGAGTTTGCCGCG includes these proteins:
- a CDS encoding 3'-5' exonuclease, translating into MADATDRLALAELARFFGGDPESDDWLHAAAAEDSAAALRARVPVADELERLRERTLNLTPVELIDSVLVLPALMEQIEQWGDPAIRFDDLEALRGFAADYEGECAASGAPATLQGLLLSLDGADPKRPPSLAKDAIQVITYHGAKGLEWPMTVLTGLAWEPRARLFEPIAEVDGALDRRAPLERRWIRFWPWPYGQSGKDCALEVAAFACELGQSASRRAVHEDIRLLYVGVTRARDYLVLAPPAKGTLNWLKLLDEPDAAPHVVPPAADDNPLGVGDQTFVADVRPLAAKEAPEERYPQPSFVRPRSAPVERPPLYLRPSQAEGGNWRVVERVSLGGRLPIDGVADMAAVGEALHAIIAYDDVNRDPAQRLEDADATLARWGVKGFAAVDALTASDRLSAWLRTRWPNGNMLHEAPVTARFGDQLVQGRIDLLVDYGHGSAIVDHKSFPGRMDHWEGHALLHAPQLGLYSDAVAAVSGRRCDQLWIHMPIVGALLRVMAHGHGGAECQ
- a CDS encoding DGQHR domain-containing protein, translated to MLVRFFDRRIPDPERRVRHIEHARKNGWQHDKEIRLYELNTVDYAMQFISASLGIVGPPLISNNSVPVRNLPKSEVPMSTTITIPAARVRQGDLTLYATALKVRDLIRPGFYTVETLDPSDTDDKGYQRLLNKSRARKLADYVVKGQDARDAFLPTSVFLATDKTPFDENGNTITIDVAKVGPFNVVDGQHRLEGLKVASEKDSRVLDFEVPVNVAINLPTLHQMCHFLIVNSTQKSVDKSVEQRIVARLTEALDVEDIPSLPRWILNTVEKGEVERAIRYVDFLNDQPDSPWYDKIRKANDDAGPGRINQSSFAKSILKYVLTANNPISAIMDFDKEKRIFLNYWKAISSVLDDGNSETLYKYGGVELFCQFSVPFFMKLQTSGNYRVETMETLLQSCFDNVEGEYAGVGHPEWWHTGGQAGRLNSGALRLVSNEMAKALNKSSMAETIQI